From Odontesthes bonariensis isolate fOdoBon6 chromosome 21, fOdoBon6.hap1, whole genome shotgun sequence, a single genomic window includes:
- the LOC142371480 gene encoding nucleoside diphosphate kinase B-like: MERTFIAVKPDGVQRGLCGEIIKRFEHKGFKLVAAKFLQASEDMMKKHYLDLKDMPFYAGLCKYMSSGPMFAMVWEGQNIVKMARLMLGETNPADSKPGSIRGDLCINIGRNIIHGSDTLENAKMEVDLWFKPEEFVSYTPCAQTFLYE, from the exons ATGGAGCGTACCTTCATCGCTGTGAAGCCCGACGGCGTCCAGAGAGGACTGTGTGGCGAGATCATCAAGCGCTTCGAGCACAAAGGCTTCAAGCTGGTGGCGGCCAAGTTCCTGCAG GCCTCTGAGGACATGATGAAGAAGCACTACCTGGACCTGAAGGACATGCCTTTCTACGCCGGACTCTGCAAATACATGTCCTCTGGACCCATGTTCGCCATG GTTTGGGAGGGTCAGAACATTGTGAAGATGGCCAGGCTGATGCTGGGTGAGACCAACCCAGCTGACTCCAAGCCCGGCAGCATCCGTGGAGACCTGTGCATCAACATCGGCAG GAACATCATCCACGGCAGCGACACCCTGGAGAACGCCAAGATGGAGGTTGACCTGTGGTTCAAGCCCGAGGAGTTTGTGTCCTACACCCCCTGCGCCCAGACCTTCCTGTACGAGTAA